A window of the Verrucomicrobiia bacterium genome harbors these coding sequences:
- a CDS encoding glycoside hydrolase family 9 protein, producing the protein MLRLRLIPVLCLAGCLHAGAQPLASEEQPLQLPAAGALSARLLAPQLVEVTLVNSKPSQAAPVTQWNFIGRDGRARLPAPADISVTASGRSIPVEQVGFRRRVLYAPLKERDLRIGNHLFVQLGTAPGSNDVIEVRIPGARGGTGPTRLSTKATPDRWSPAIHINQIGYLPRQHKAAMIGYYLGSLGELDLGSVFKNGTPVFHLIDPTGASVFQGELKTRLDRGFPFASYQKVYEADFTQFEKPGTYRVFVPGLGVSWPFQISDDAAAAWTRTYALGLYHQRCGTDNVLPFTRFTHGDCHAAPAEVPDRSARFENVNYVLEQETEGAREGRHTARPLKDVAASLYPFINKGPVDVRGGHHDAGDYSKYTENSANLVHLLVFAADNFPGVADLDNLGLPESGDGKSDILQEAKWEADFLAKMQDADGGFYFLVYPRERRYENDVTPDHGDPQVVFPKTTAVTAAATAALAQCASSPAFKRQFPDAAALYLVKARKGWEFLEKAIAKHGKDGAYQKITHYGNDFIHDDELAWAACEMFAATGEDRYAERLAEWLNPSDPATRKWSWWRLFEAYGHAIRSYAFAERSGRLKANQLDRSLVAKCELEIETAGMDQLQRSENSAYGTSFPIETKRTRSAGWYFSSDAAFDLAVACQLKYPVMNDPRKQFMNAILRNVNFEFGCNPVNVCYLTGIGWRPQREVVHQYAQNDRRILPPAGIPLGNIHDGFGWLDHYGKELGEISYPADDDSIAPYPMYDRWGDSFNLKQEFVVSNQARGLAALAWLMAQTPLKAQPWKPQLARISGIPAGVRAGQTNRLELTVDGVDLSEARTVWETGGEPFIGRTFVFEPAKSGRQWIDAEALLPDGRRFVAVTNLIVR; encoded by the coding sequence ATGTTGAGACTTCGCCTTATTCCCGTGCTCTGTCTGGCCGGATGCCTGCACGCCGGGGCGCAACCTCTGGCCTCCGAGGAACAGCCGTTGCAACTTCCGGCGGCCGGTGCCCTCAGCGCGCGCCTTCTCGCGCCCCAGCTCGTGGAAGTCACACTGGTCAACTCGAAACCAAGCCAGGCGGCCCCTGTCACCCAGTGGAACTTTATCGGACGAGACGGACGCGCACGCCTGCCTGCACCCGCCGATATTTCCGTGACTGCTAGCGGCCGATCTATACCCGTTGAGCAGGTTGGGTTCAGGAGACGTGTGCTGTACGCACCCCTGAAGGAACGCGATCTGCGGATTGGAAATCACCTCTTCGTTCAGCTGGGCACCGCCCCTGGGTCGAACGATGTGATCGAAGTCCGAATCCCGGGCGCCCGGGGTGGAACCGGTCCCACCAGATTATCCACGAAAGCCACGCCAGATCGCTGGTCGCCCGCCATTCACATAAATCAGATTGGCTATCTTCCGCGGCAGCACAAGGCCGCAATGATAGGCTACTATCTCGGTTCTCTTGGCGAACTTGACCTGGGCTCTGTATTCAAGAATGGAACACCCGTCTTTCATCTTATTGACCCCACGGGCGCTTCAGTGTTCCAGGGTGAACTTAAAACACGGCTGGATCGGGGCTTCCCGTTCGCGTCGTACCAGAAGGTTTACGAAGCCGATTTCACACAGTTTGAGAAACCCGGCACGTATCGGGTGTTCGTGCCGGGATTAGGCGTGTCGTGGCCGTTCCAAATCAGTGACGATGCCGCCGCCGCGTGGACCCGAACCTACGCGCTGGGACTTTATCACCAGCGTTGCGGCACAGACAACGTCCTGCCCTTCACGCGCTTCACGCATGGCGACTGCCATGCGGCGCCCGCGGAAGTTCCAGACCGTTCGGCACGGTTCGAAAATGTGAATTATGTCCTGGAACAGGAAACAGAAGGCGCGCGTGAGGGACGTCATACCGCGCGTCCATTGAAGGATGTCGCTGCCAGCCTGTACCCGTTCATCAACAAAGGGCCGGTCGATGTTCGGGGCGGACACCATGATGCCGGTGACTACAGCAAATACACCGAAAACAGCGCGAACCTGGTGCATCTGCTGGTCTTCGCAGCCGACAATTTCCCGGGCGTCGCCGATTTGGATAATCTCGGCCTGCCGGAGAGTGGCGATGGAAAGAGTGACATTCTTCAGGAAGCAAAATGGGAGGCGGATTTTCTGGCGAAAATGCAGGATGCGGACGGCGGCTTTTATTTCCTGGTGTATCCGCGCGAGCGCCGCTACGAAAACGATGTCACGCCCGATCACGGCGATCCGCAGGTCGTGTTCCCGAAGACAACCGCGGTTACCGCAGCCGCAACAGCCGCGCTGGCACAATGCGCCTCGTCTCCTGCCTTCAAACGGCAGTTTCCGGATGCCGCGGCACTGTATCTTGTAAAGGCGCGCAAGGGATGGGAATTCCTGGAGAAAGCCATTGCAAAACATGGAAAGGACGGCGCCTACCAGAAGATCACGCATTACGGGAATGATTTCATACATGATGACGAACTCGCCTGGGCTGCGTGCGAAATGTTCGCAGCCACGGGAGAAGATCGCTACGCGGAACGTCTGGCGGAATGGCTCAATCCCTCGGATCCTGCCACGCGCAAATGGAGTTGGTGGCGCTTGTTTGAAGCGTATGGCCATGCCATCCGAAGTTATGCTTTCGCTGAACGGAGCGGGCGCCTGAAGGCGAATCAACTCGACCGCTCCCTTGTCGCGAAGTGCGAATTGGAGATCGAGACTGCGGGAATGGATCAGTTGCAACGGTCCGAGAACAGCGCCTATGGCACCAGTTTCCCGATCGAAACCAAACGCACACGCAGCGCGGGCTGGTATTTCTCGAGCGATGCGGCTTTCGACCTCGCGGTGGCCTGTCAGCTGAAATACCCCGTGATGAACGATCCTCGAAAGCAATTCATGAACGCGATCCTTCGCAACGTGAACTTCGAGTTTGGCTGCAACCCCGTCAACGTGTGTTATCTCACCGGGATCGGATGGCGTCCTCAACGCGAGGTCGTTCATCAATACGCCCAGAACGACCGCAGAATTCTTCCGCCTGCTGGAATCCCGCTTGGGAACATTCACGATGGATTCGGCTGGTTGGATCACTACGGAAAGGAACTCGGGGAAATCAGTTATCCCGCGGACGACGATTCGATCGCGCCTTATCCCATGTACGACCGCTGGGGCGACAGCTTCAACCTGAAGCAGGAGTTCGTCGTTTCAAACCAGGCGCGAGGACTCGCGGCACTTGCGTGGTTGATGGCGCAAACCCCGTTGAAAGCCCAGCCATGGAAACCTCAACTGGCCCGCATCAGCGGCATCCCCGCAGGCGTGCGCGCGGGGCAGACGAATCGATTAGAGCTGACCGTGGACGGCGTCGATCTTTCTGAGGCACGGACTGTTTGGGAAACTGGCGGAGAACCCTTTATCGGAAGGACGTTTGTGTTCGAACCCGCGAAATCGGGAAGACAATGGATTGACGCTGAAGCGCTGCTGCCTGACGGGCGCCGCTTCGTCGCTGTCACAAACCTCATTGTTCGTTGA
- a CDS encoding CvpA family protein, with product MNATLPINWFDVLTVMVLLFGVRQGRKHGLSEELMSMLKWLAIALGCAFLYHQVGSALADHSVFSLLSSYLMAYVALGLVFFIGFSYLKKAAGGKLIGSDAFGSSEFYLGMVAGVVRLGCVLIASLALLNARAYSTAEIQAAERYQNEVYGSDFFPSLYEVQSQVFQHSLTGSFIRGQLGFLLIKPTVPESKEFQQREFATP from the coding sequence ATGAACGCAACACTGCCAATCAACTGGTTTGATGTCCTCACTGTGATGGTGCTCCTTTTCGGTGTGCGCCAGGGTCGCAAGCACGGGTTATCCGAGGAACTGATGAGCATGCTGAAGTGGCTGGCCATCGCGCTCGGGTGCGCATTCCTTTATCATCAGGTTGGGTCTGCCCTGGCCGACCATTCCGTGTTCAGTCTGCTTTCCAGCTACCTCATGGCGTACGTCGCGCTCGGCCTGGTGTTCTTCATTGGCTTTTCCTATTTGAAAAAGGCGGCTGGCGGAAAGCTGATTGGAAGTGATGCGTTCGGCAGCAGTGAATTCTACCTCGGAATGGTCGCGGGAGTAGTGCGGCTTGGGTGCGTGCTGATCGCCAGCCTCGCCCTGTTGAACGCCCGCGCTTACAGCACCGCTGAAATCCAGGCTGCCGAGAGGTACCAGAATGAGGTTTACGGAAGCGATTTTTTTCCAAGCCTTTACGAGGTGCAGTCCCAGGTTTTTCAGCACTCCTTGACCGGCTCGTTCATTCGCGGTCAGCTCGGATTTCTCCTGATCAAGCCGACGGTGCCCGAGTCGAAGGAATTCCAGCAGCGAGAATTCGCCACCCCTTGA
- the dnaG gene encoding DNA primase, with translation MPGFIAPATLERIRAASDIVDVIGSYLPLKRAGANFVALCPFHKEKSPSFNVNPSRQIFHCFGCHKGGDVFTFVKEYESVDFPEALKRLADRAKIPLEFEQGAEQVQSRHLKDTLLQIHEQITQRWQNCLANEAAGQAGRDYLAKRGVTADAIRLFRIGCAPDAWDDTVNWGRSKGFAADMMEKSGLVLRKEGSDHFYDRFRGRLMFPICDEQGRVIAFSGRVLAGDEKSAKYVNSPETPIFTKSKVFFGLDKSKRAILDGGFAIVCEGQLDLIACFMAGVENIVAPQGTALTHEHARILKRYTDEVVLCFDSDNAGQNATVRALDGLLETGFAVRVAIVPAPHDPDSLIKASGADAFRNVIAAAQGFFDYYLGRLTALHDVGTDKGRLAVLREMAQAVYKTGNNVLIDKYAQKTALHLGVSAESVRAEFKKSGLSYKLPDREPAAGGPPDEEPEMPRPTTQELWLLKVIFRHEDLVRWCASHLDLRWIQHDHVRAAIAKRVELETGEAWRNLGDFLSQLEDAAMRSLITEAAAEDRPLPNPAQQLADIATRLRNQFFDRQMQALGRRAGLSEISDAERDELLRQQQDLRQLKRQPLPVVT, from the coding sequence ATGCCGGGCTTCATTGCTCCCGCCACCCTGGAACGGATTCGTGCCGCCAGTGATATCGTGGACGTCATTGGATCGTATCTGCCGTTGAAACGCGCGGGTGCGAACTTCGTCGCCCTCTGCCCGTTTCACAAGGAAAAAAGCCCGAGCTTCAACGTCAATCCCAGCCGCCAGATCTTTCATTGCTTTGGCTGCCACAAAGGCGGAGACGTGTTCACGTTCGTCAAGGAATACGAGAGCGTGGATTTTCCTGAAGCTCTGAAGCGGCTCGCCGACCGCGCGAAGATCCCCCTGGAATTTGAGCAAGGCGCGGAACAGGTTCAGTCCCGCCACCTCAAGGACACACTGCTGCAGATTCATGAGCAGATCACGCAGCGGTGGCAGAACTGCCTTGCCAACGAAGCTGCCGGTCAGGCGGGGCGCGATTACCTCGCAAAACGGGGAGTGACGGCTGACGCGATCAGGCTGTTTCGGATTGGCTGTGCGCCAGACGCGTGGGACGACACCGTCAACTGGGGCCGCAGCAAGGGGTTTGCGGCTGACATGATGGAGAAGTCCGGTCTCGTGCTGCGCAAGGAGGGCAGCGATCACTTCTACGATCGGTTCCGCGGGCGGCTGATGTTCCCGATTTGCGACGAGCAGGGCAGGGTGATTGCATTCAGCGGGCGTGTGCTGGCTGGCGACGAGAAGTCGGCCAAGTATGTCAATTCGCCTGAGACGCCGATTTTCACAAAGAGCAAAGTGTTCTTTGGACTCGATAAATCCAAGCGCGCGATTCTCGATGGCGGTTTCGCGATCGTCTGCGAAGGCCAGCTGGATTTGATCGCATGTTTTATGGCGGGAGTGGAGAACATCGTGGCGCCGCAGGGAACAGCCCTCACCCATGAGCACGCGCGCATCCTGAAGCGTTACACCGACGAGGTCGTGCTGTGTTTCGACTCCGACAACGCGGGCCAGAACGCCACGGTTCGGGCGCTCGACGGCTTGCTGGAGACCGGGTTTGCTGTTCGCGTGGCGATCGTTCCGGCGCCTCATGATCCCGACAGCCTGATCAAGGCGTCAGGCGCTGACGCGTTTCGAAACGTGATCGCCGCCGCGCAGGGATTCTTTGACTATTACCTCGGGAGGCTCACTGCACTGCACGACGTCGGCACTGACAAAGGGCGGCTTGCGGTGCTTCGGGAGATGGCGCAGGCCGTGTATAAGACTGGAAACAACGTATTGATTGATAAATACGCGCAGAAGACCGCGCTGCACCTGGGAGTTTCCGCCGAATCGGTGCGAGCCGAATTTAAAAAGTCAGGCCTGAGTTACAAGTTGCCTGATCGGGAGCCAGCGGCCGGGGGGCCGCCTGACGAGGAGCCGGAAATGCCGAGGCCGACGACGCAGGAGCTTTGGCTTCTTAAAGTCATTTTCCGACACGAAGACCTCGTTCGCTGGTGCGCATCGCACCTTGATCTTCGCTGGATTCAACACGACCACGTTCGCGCGGCGATTGCGAAGCGGGTGGAGCTAGAAACGGGCGAGGCGTGGAGGAACCTTGGCGATTTTTTAAGCCAGCTGGAGGATGCCGCGATGCGCAGCCTTATCACGGAAGCCGCGGCTGAAGATCGACCGCTGCCGAATCCCGCGCAGCAGCTCGCGGACATTGCGACGCGTTTGCGAAATCAATTTTTTGATCGGCAGATGCAGGCCCTCGGCCGGCGCGCGGGGCTGTCGGAAATTTCCGATGCGGAGCGCGATGAGCTGCTTCGCCAACAGCAGGATCTTCGTCAACTCAAGCGGCAGCCTTTGCCCGTGGTAACTTAA
- a CDS encoding response regulator transcription factor, which produces MQKITVFLADDHTVVRQGLRALLIAEGDIEIVGEAGDGRTAVQNVKKMMPDVVVMDIAMPQLNGLEATRQIAHALPATKVLVLSSYSDDEYVQQLTEAGAAGYLIKQTAANELLKAIREVHRGNAYFSPSIAKRLRDQCREAFASGQPARRRTDHLTTREAEVLQLIAEGRANKQIAAELCISIKTVEKHRQQVMNKLGIHDVAGLTRHAIAKGIIESHTGLNA; this is translated from the coding sequence ATGCAAAAAATTACGGTATTTCTTGCGGATGATCATACGGTTGTCCGGCAGGGGTTGAGGGCGTTATTGATTGCGGAAGGTGACATTGAAATCGTTGGAGAAGCGGGGGACGGCAGGACTGCTGTCCAGAATGTCAAAAAAATGATGCCTGACGTGGTTGTGATGGATATCGCCATGCCGCAACTCAACGGTTTGGAGGCCACCCGGCAGATCGCGCACGCGCTGCCGGCGACGAAGGTTCTGGTTCTTTCCTCATACAGCGATGATGAATATGTCCAGCAGCTAACCGAAGCTGGGGCAGCGGGATACCTCATCAAACAAACGGCGGCAAACGAGTTGTTGAAGGCCATCCGGGAGGTGCATCGCGGGAATGCCTATTTCAGCCCGTCGATCGCCAAGCGTTTGCGGGACCAGTGTCGTGAGGCATTCGCGAGCGGCCAGCCCGCACGGCGGCGGACGGATCACCTGACGACACGCGAAGCAGAGGTTTTGCAGTTGATTGCCGAAGGCCGCGCAAACAAGCAGATCGCTGCTGAGCTGTGCATCAGCATCAAAACGGTTGAGAAGCATCGGCAGCAGGTGATGAACAAGCTGGGAATTCACGACGTCGCTGGATTAACCCGGCACGCGATTGCCAAGGGCATCATTGAAAGCCATACCGGATTGAATGCTTAA